One Roseimaritima multifibrata DNA window includes the following coding sequences:
- a CDS encoding ATP-binding protein: MLAKRLPTVLPELVAGESIETTRIYSAIGQLPAGQPLLARRPFRSPHHTISDAGLVGGGSPPSPGEISKAHNGILFLDELPEFNRKTLEVMRQPLEDGVVTISRALRSTTFPKDLPTLAIQEPPTLGTIRHGSKSPRPVACATTACRMEPARCQRQPAR; the protein is encoded by the coding sequence ATGTTGGCGAAGCGATTGCCGACGGTTCTGCCGGAATTGGTAGCCGGTGAGTCGATCGAAACGACTCGAATCTATAGTGCGATTGGGCAGTTGCCCGCCGGTCAGCCGTTGCTTGCCAGACGGCCCTTCCGCAGCCCTCATCATACGATCAGTGATGCCGGCTTGGTCGGCGGAGGCAGTCCACCATCGCCGGGAGAAATATCGAAAGCGCACAACGGGATCCTTTTCTTGGATGAACTACCCGAATTTAACCGCAAGACGTTGGAGGTGATGCGTCAGCCTTTAGAGGATGGAGTCGTTACGATCAGTCGAGCGCTTCGAAGCACGACGTTCCCAAAGGACTTGCCAACTCTTGCGATACAGGAACCGCCCACGCTGGGAACGATTCGGCACGGAAGTAAATCACCCCGCCCCGTAGCTTGTGCGACGACCGCTTGCCGCATGGAACCCGCTCGATGTCAACGTCAACCCGCTCGATAA
- a CDS encoding zinc metalloprotease gives MTINRSDERFTICLHESGHGTAGIILGGRVGGILLVADGGLAHVDELSPDSHAFMVAAGPAAESLAADHEAPDTPQASYQDIATAEFPEGTDRSFVWSCGFADVEGGLRTAKSDDRSLAEWAIGGVEQYPEQWERRIKLARRVAAEIVRDHEAAIVRIAKRLFIHGRVTGDEIKQLMRGQE, from the coding sequence ATGACTATCAACCGTAGTGACGAACGATTCACCATCTGCCTCCACGAGTCTGGGCATGGAACAGCGGGGATTATCCTTGGCGGTCGCGTCGGTGGAATCTTGCTAGTAGCGGATGGCGGCTTGGCTCACGTCGATGAGTTGTCGCCGGATTCTCACGCCTTCATGGTTGCCGCAGGACCAGCAGCGGAGTCGTTGGCAGCAGATCACGAAGCGCCCGACACACCGCAGGCGAGCTATCAGGACATCGCAACCGCCGAATTTCCCGAGGGCACAGACCGGAGTTTCGTCTGGTCGTGTGGTTTCGCTGACGTGGAAGGCGGGTTGCGCACGGCAAAAAGCGACGACCGATCGCTAGCAGAATGGGCTATCGGTGGCGTGGAACAGTACCCAGAGCAATGGGAACGGCGAATCAAACTTGCCCGCCGAGTTGCTGCTGAAATCGTTCGGGATCACGAAGCCGCAATCGTTCGGATTGCAAAGCGTCTATTTATTCATGGAAGAGTCACGGGCGACGAAATCAAACAACTAATGAGAGGACAAGAATGA